The genomic region TGTGGGGAGGGATGCAGCGAGACGGTTTTTCCTGTCTTTGTGCGTGGGCGCGAAATGAGCAGGCCTCGCTGCATAATGCTTTCAATGCCACGCTTGGCGGTGCCGTAGGTCAGCCCTGAGGCATCCGCCAGCGAGGTGGGCGTGGTTAAACGGCCCGCCAGATGATTGCGCATCACGTGCAGCAACATCCGCATCTCACGATACCCCAGCGACATCGAGAGTGTTGATTCGGTCTCGTTTTCAAATTTCTCAATGAACTCAATGAAGCGCGCTAACTCGGTGTTCGATATTTTAGATAAGGGCGTTTGTGAAAGCGTATCGTAAGGCCCTTCAGGGTGCGAATCGTCAAACATGGTCAGCCCACTCGCCTCTTTTTCATGGTGGCTTTAACTTACTCCATCGATGATCAACCGGATACCTAACAAAATGAGTAGGCAAAGAATCACCCGGAAAAACAGCTCGCCATCCATCCGCCGCTGAATGATCAACCCTAATTGAATGCCCAGCCACGCCACCGGCATCAGCAGCAGTGCAATGGTGAGATTATCGAACGTCACCAGGCCAAGCAGCGTGTAGGGCACCAGCTTCACCAAGTTGGTGATCGCGAGAAACACCACCGCCGTGCCTAAAAACTGCTGCTTAGTGAGTTGGCACTGCAGCAGGTAAAAGTTCAGCGGTGGGCCGCCCGCATGGGCAATAAAACTGGTAAAACCTGCTATTCCTCCACACAAACGCCCCACCCACGTGGGCAGCAGTCGGCCGCGCAGCGGTTTAAGCAGCCCCCACAGGCCAAACAGCACGGAAAAAATGCCGAGTAGCAGTGTCAGCAGCGCCTCATCAAACCAGCCATAGGTGAAGTAGCCCACCGCAACGCCCAATATCGCAGGCGGAAACATCAGCCATAACAAGCGGTCCACCCGCTGTCGCCACCACGCTTTTAGGCTAAACACGTCCATCACAATCAGCAGCGGCAGCATCACCGCCACCGCAAAGGTCGGGCTTGCCTTTAGCGAGATCAGCGGTACAGCAACCACCCCCACCCCACCCGCAAACCCTGATTTGGAAATCCCCGTCAATAACACGGCCACGATCATCAGCGCTACAAACACCCAATCAAACGCCATCAGAACACCCCTTTTAGATAGAGCCTCAACGCCAGGCCACCCACGCAGAAAAAAGGGCCATGACAGGCACGGCCCTTTTTCGGTAGTTCAAACAGTATGCGTCCGTAAGGCGTGCTTACAGTACGGTGCACACTTCATCGAAGGCAAAGCGATCGCCACGCGGGAACAGGGCGCTGGCATCGCCATAGCCTAAGTTGCACAGGAAGTTGCTCTTCACTTTACCCTCTGGGAAGAACTCTTCATCCACCGCAGCGTTATTGAAGCCCGACATAGGGCCTGCATCCAAGCCCAGTGCACGGGCCGCCAAAATCAAATAGCCGCCTTGAATTGAGCTATTGCGGAACGCCGTAGAGTGAATGAAATCCGGCTTGCCTTCAAACAGCGATTTAGCGTCTTTGTTATGGGCAAACATGCGCGGCAGGTGCTCGTAAAACTCCGTATCAAAACCAATCACTGCCACCACCGGGGCTTTCATGGTTTTTTCCTGGTTGCCTGGCAAAAGCGCTGGCTTCAGGCGTTCCTTGGCTTCGTCAGTGGTCAGGAAAATAATCCGTGATGGCTGGCAGTTCATCGAGGTGGGGCCGTAATGCATGAGGTGATACAGCTCGCGCAGCGTATCCTCGCTCACCTCGCGGTCCTGCCACACGTTATGGGTGCGCGCTTCTGTAAATAGAGTGGCTATCGCTGCTTGGTTAATCGTTGTCATGGTGTTGCCTCTTTCGGTGTAACCCGCTCAGTAGGAGCCAGGCGTTCAGGGTGAGTCGTTCAGGCCGTCTTTAAGCCGAAGTCGTATTGAAAATAGCGGTAAGGGGTGTCCATCTGCCGACCGTCGGGCGCTTGCCCCGCTGGCTTTTGAATGAACTCCTTTACCAAGGAGTCCTTCACGCCAAATACCGCGTCAGAATCAAGGTAAGGGTCGTCTTCCGCGAAGATTTGAGTCACCAGGGTTTCGTAGCCCGGTGCCATCAGCATGAAATGCACATGGGCGGGGCGATAAGGATGACGCCCGGTGATCTCAAGCATTTTGCCAACGGGCCCATCGGTCGGAATGGGATAGGGAGACGGCGTCACCGTCCAAAAGGCGTAGCGGCCCTGGCTATCGGTATGAAAACGAGCGCGCAGGGTCGCGCTTTCAAGCTCAGGCTTCTGGACGTCATAAAAGCCTTCGCTGTCTGATTGCCAAACGTCGATGGCGACATTCGCCAAAGGCTTGCCATGGGCGTCGTGTACGTAACCTTCGATGAACAGAGGCTCCCCTTCCACGCCCCAGTTAATGGCATCGCCCTGGTTGGCTTGGGGAGGGTCGGCGACGTAAAAAGGCCCCAACACGGTGCTTTCGGTAATCTTAGGGTCGCTGCTGGCGTGGTTAATCGCATCCACCAGCATAGTGACGCCCAGGGTGTCAGACAGCAGGATAAACTCCTGGCGTTCGTCGTCGCACATTTGCCCGGCTCGAGTGAGAAACTCAATCGCCTGAGTCCACTCTTTCTCGGTGGGCTGCACTTCGCGCAGGTAGGCATGCAGGTGGTTGACCAAGCCATTGAGCAGCGTTTTCAGCCGCTCATCTTCACAGCGTGAGAACTCATCCATTACGGCGGCGGTAATATTGTCGGTGGTGAGATTACGCATGTGTGTGCCCTCCCTGCTTCATTGGCGAAGGTTCACCCAACCCTGACAGGCGCTCGGTATGATGAACGGTCGCGATATAGTCATCGTTACCATGCCCGGTCGCGATCAGGGCGGTATAGGCTTCGCGCATTTGCGCTGCTAGCGGGGTCGAGACCCCAGTGCCGTGGGCGCAGTCGAGGATAAGATCAAGATCTTTGGCCATCTGCGCGGCGGAAAACGTCGAGGTAAAATCCCGCGCTAACAGGGGCGGCACCTTGTACTTCACCATGGGAGAGCCCACCGCGCTGTCTGAGATCAGCGCTAACATGGCGTCCCATTCAATGTTGCCCTTACGCGCCAGCGTCAGTGCTTCACTCATCATCCCAGCACTAACGGCAATCATCAGGTTAATGGCCAGTTTGGCCACCCGGGCCTGCTCTTCATCACCCAGCCAGTACTGCGCTTTAGTGAACGCGGCAAACACGGGCTTGGCCGTTTCCAATGCTTCCCGTGGGCCAGAGACCATTGCGGAAAGCGTGCCCGCCTCGGCTGCTACAGGATTACCGGATACCGGGCTGCGCAGATAGACCACACCTTGAGCCGTTGCTGCCTCAGCCACTCGTGCAGAGGCTTCCACGCTCACCGTGCTTGTCTCAATCAAGGTGCTGCCGGGCATCATGTGACGAATCAGCTCGCCCGATTC from Halomonas sp. 7T harbors:
- a CDS encoding NAD(P)-dependent oxidoreductase, whose protein sequence is MTTASTTSSTTPKVAWVGLGKLGLPMAARIVQSGTAVQGFDLSEQRLALAAEIGVTPHQTLADAVADCDLVFVSIPDDRALISLCLESGELIRHMMPGSTLIETSTVSVEASARVAEAATAQGVVYLRSPVSGNPVAAEAGTLSAMVSGPREALETAKPVFAAFTKAQYWLGDEEQARVAKLAINLMIAVSAGMMSEALTLARKGNIEWDAMLALISDSAVGSPMVKYKVPPLLARDFTSTFSAAQMAKDLDLILDCAHGTGVSTPLAAQMREAYTALIATGHGNDDYIATVHHTERLSGLGEPSPMKQGGHTHA
- a CDS encoding malonic semialdehyde reductase — translated: MTTINQAAIATLFTEARTHNVWQDREVSEDTLRELYHLMHYGPTSMNCQPSRIIFLTTDEAKERLKPALLPGNQEKTMKAPVVAVIGFDTEFYEHLPRMFAHNKDAKSLFEGKPDFIHSTAFRNSSIQGGYLILAARALGLDAGPMSGFNNAAVDEEFFPEGKVKSNFLCNLGYGDASALFPRGDRFAFDEVCTVL
- a CDS encoding intradiol ring-cleavage dioxygenase, encoding MRNLTTDNITAAVMDEFSRCEDERLKTLLNGLVNHLHAYLREVQPTEKEWTQAIEFLTRAGQMCDDERQEFILLSDTLGVTMLVDAINHASSDPKITESTVLGPFYVADPPQANQGDAINWGVEGEPLFIEGYVHDAHGKPLANVAIDVWQSDSEGFYDVQKPELESATLRARFHTDSQGRYAFWTVTPSPYPIPTDGPVGKMLEITGRHPYRPAHVHFMLMAPGYETLVTQIFAEDDPYLDSDAVFGVKDSLVKEFIQKPAGQAPDGRQMDTPYRYFQYDFGLKTA
- a CDS encoding sulfite exporter TauE/SafE family protein, which gives rise to MAFDWVFVALMIVAVLLTGISKSGFAGGVGVVAVPLISLKASPTFAVAVMLPLLIVMDVFSLKAWWRQRVDRLLWLMFPPAILGVAVGYFTYGWFDEALLTLLLGIFSVLFGLWGLLKPLRGRLLPTWVGRLCGGIAGFTSFIAHAGGPPLNFYLLQCQLTKQQFLGTAVVFLAITNLVKLVPYTLLGLVTFDNLTIALLLMPVAWLGIQLGLIIQRRMDGELFFRVILCLLILLGIRLIIDGVS